A single genomic interval of Nonomuraea rubra harbors:
- a CDS encoding MBL fold metallo-hydrolase, which produces MITHPELLERGHPFRQWKTWRLPGTRLTLTGYSRAADKTFFHIPELKLALDAGLAEGRQADTVLLTHTHLDHAKDLDFLATRPTGVDIHVPEQALPYVRRYLAATTELNHNATHATEPAAGARVHGVRPGQEFTIGRHASHTVRVLHTEHKVPSAGYGISENRRALLPEAEELKARLGPAKFGRIAADRRSRGIPIDQPVQRPLFAYLGDTHAGALTRNPALADYPVIITECTYLDDEHAGRARRVGHTVWSDLKPYVLAHPRTLFVLTHFSLRHTDRDVLAFFQREDVPNVLAWAHAGSHLPEQHQR; this is translated from the coding sequence ATGATCACGCACCCAGAGCTCCTGGAGCGCGGGCACCCGTTCCGGCAGTGGAAGACCTGGCGCCTGCCGGGCACCCGGCTGACCCTCACCGGCTACTCACGCGCCGCCGACAAGACGTTCTTCCACATCCCCGAGCTGAAACTCGCCCTGGACGCCGGGCTCGCCGAAGGCCGCCAGGCCGACACGGTGCTGCTCACCCACACCCACCTCGACCACGCCAAGGACCTCGACTTCCTGGCCACCCGCCCGACCGGCGTCGACATCCACGTCCCCGAGCAGGCACTGCCGTACGTACGCCGCTACCTGGCCGCCACCACCGAGCTCAACCACAACGCCACCCACGCAACCGAGCCGGCCGCCGGAGCCCGCGTGCACGGCGTACGGCCAGGCCAGGAGTTCACCATCGGCAGGCACGCCTCCCACACCGTGCGCGTCCTGCACACCGAGCACAAGGTGCCCAGCGCCGGATACGGCATCTCCGAGAACCGGCGGGCCCTCCTGCCGGAAGCCGAAGAACTCAAGGCCAGGCTCGGCCCCGCCAAGTTCGGCCGTATCGCCGCCGACCGGCGCAGCCGCGGCATCCCCATCGACCAGCCCGTCCAGCGGCCGCTGTTCGCCTACCTCGGCGACACCCACGCCGGCGCGCTCACCCGCAACCCCGCCCTGGCCGACTACCCCGTCATCATCACCGAGTGCACCTACCTCGACGACGAGCACGCCGGACGGGCCCGCCGCGTGGGACACACCGTATGGAGCGACCTCAAACCGTACGTGCTGGCACACCCGCGGACCCTGTTCGTGCTGACCCACTTCAGCCTGCGCCACACCGACCGCGACGTGCTCGCCTTCTTCCAGCGGGAGGACGTCCCCAACGTGCTCGCCTGGGCACACGCCGGCAGCCACCTGCCCGAGCAGCACCAGCGCTGA
- a CDS encoding winged helix-turn-helix transcriptional regulator — protein sequence MPDYEHTCLIRGDGGQTLRAILDRICNKWTLLVVATLDQGTVRFTDLHQQIPGISQRMLTLTLRHLEHDGLVSRTVHAEVPPRVEYALTPTGKSLIPPALALAGWAIEHLPHIEASRAAHETRDRREPGRPRPTTSPAG from the coding sequence ATGCCGGACTACGAACACACCTGCCTGATCCGCGGAGACGGCGGCCAGACCCTGCGCGCCATCCTCGACCGCATCTGCAACAAATGGACCCTGCTCGTCGTCGCCACCCTCGACCAGGGCACCGTACGCTTCACCGACCTGCACCAGCAGATCCCCGGCATCTCCCAGCGCATGCTCACCCTGACCCTGCGCCACCTCGAACACGACGGCCTCGTCTCCCGCACCGTCCACGCCGAAGTCCCGCCACGCGTCGAATACGCCCTCACCCCCACCGGCAAGAGCCTCATCCCGCCCGCGCTCGCCCTCGCCGGCTGGGCCATCGAACACCTGCCGCACATCGAAGCCAGCCGCGCCGCGCACGAGACCCGCGACCGGCGCGAGCCCGGACGCCCGCGTCCCACCACGTCACCAGCCGGGTAA
- a CDS encoding helix-turn-helix domain-containing protein, with amino-acid sequence MVRPPLTPEERLRGEQLGHVLRQARGERSIVEVAAAAGMSAETLRKIETGRIATPAFFTIAALADVLGISLDRLAVRSAPAPTP; translated from the coding sequence ATGGTGCGACCACCGCTGACCCCCGAGGAACGCCTGCGCGGCGAGCAGCTCGGCCACGTGCTGCGCCAGGCCCGCGGCGAGCGCAGCATCGTCGAGGTCGCCGCCGCGGCCGGCATGTCCGCCGAAACCCTCCGCAAGATCGAGACCGGCCGCATCGCCACCCCGGCGTTCTTCACCATCGCCGCGCTGGCCGACGTGCTCGGCATCTCCCTCGACCGCCTCGCCGTACGCTCCGCCCCCGCCCCCACCCCGTAG
- a CDS encoding TetR/AcrR family transcriptional regulator produces MSGPSTAGRIADAALGILVSEGAAAVSMRRVAGLAGVSPMAAYKHFPSRQALLDVVAERAFRELAEGWGTRAPGGTWEERAFGLLADFLDFALGRPHLYTFLMTDHRERARRFPADFEDGGSPFTKLVTLAEEGMRDGVLRPDDPLETTLALTSAVQGLVQLYLAGRVGLEEDDFRKLCERTVRRVLDGVRT; encoded by the coding sequence ATGAGTGGTCCCAGCACCGCCGGGAGGATCGCCGACGCGGCCCTCGGCATCCTCGTCAGCGAGGGCGCCGCCGCCGTCAGCATGCGGCGGGTGGCCGGCCTGGCCGGCGTGTCCCCCATGGCGGCCTACAAACACTTCCCCAGCCGCCAGGCACTCCTCGACGTGGTCGCCGAGCGGGCCTTCCGCGAGCTGGCCGAAGGCTGGGGCACCCGCGCGCCCGGCGGCACCTGGGAGGAACGGGCGTTCGGCCTCCTGGCCGACTTCCTCGACTTCGCCCTGGGACGGCCCCATCTCTACACCTTCCTCATGACCGACCACCGCGAGCGGGCCCGCCGCTTCCCCGCCGACTTCGAAGACGGCGGCTCCCCGTTCACGAAACTCGTCACCCTGGCCGAGGAGGGCATGCGCGACGGGGTGCTGCGCCCCGACGACCCGCTGGAGACCACCCTGGCGCTGACCTCGGCCGTGCAAGGGCTCGTCCAGCTCTACCTCGCGGGCCGCGTCGGCCTGGAGGAGGACGACTTCCGCAAGCTGTGCGAGCGCACCGTGAGGAGAGTTCTCGATGGCGTCAGGACGTGA
- a CDS encoding radical SAM protein, with translation MAWDALSLVDAADDRPLIERRAVVRDGFYELQARTVIERVPQAAGIAQQWAVSPYRGCAHACRGCGARAAHRRLGLDGGGDFDTRIVVRPNVAERLRAELARWDGGELAVGLGGDCYQAAEETYRLMPRVIGALAGSGTPFTVYTKGPLVLRDAELLARAGARVAVSIAFVDERIRRVVEPGAPPAQARLELVSALVEAGVDCRVVMAPVLPLLSDAADQLGATVRRIAAAGVRRVEPVVLRLPPVTRGWYLEWLGQAHPQLVARYEELYDRSGLPSEAYEGRITGQIAQLCRVYGMECGAPEVARSQPRASQLALV, from the coding sequence GTGGCTTGGGACGCGCTTTCGCTGGTCGACGCCGCCGACGATCGTCCGCTGATCGAGCGGCGCGCGGTGGTGCGTGACGGCTTCTACGAGCTGCAGGCCCGCACGGTGATCGAACGGGTGCCGCAGGCCGCGGGCATCGCCCAGCAGTGGGCCGTCTCCCCCTACCGTGGCTGCGCCCATGCCTGCCGCGGCTGCGGCGCCCGTGCCGCGCATCGGCGGCTGGGCCTGGACGGGGGCGGTGACTTCGACACGCGGATCGTGGTGCGGCCGAACGTGGCCGAGCGGCTGCGGGCGGAGCTGGCGCGCTGGGACGGCGGCGAGCTGGCGGTGGGCCTGGGCGGTGACTGCTATCAGGCGGCCGAGGAGACCTACCGGCTGATGCCGCGTGTGATCGGCGCGCTGGCGGGTTCGGGGACGCCGTTCACGGTGTACACCAAGGGGCCGCTGGTGTTGCGGGATGCGGAGCTGCTGGCGCGGGCGGGTGCGCGGGTGGCGGTGTCGATCGCGTTCGTGGACGAGCGGATCCGGCGGGTGGTGGAGCCGGGGGCGCCGCCGGCGCAGGCGCGGCTGGAGCTGGTTTCGGCGCTGGTGGAGGCGGGGGTGGACTGCCGGGTGGTGATGGCGCCGGTGCTGCCGCTGCTCAGCGACGCGGCCGACCAGCTGGGGGCGACGGTGCGGCGGATCGCGGCGGCGGGGGTGCGGCGGGTGGAGCCGGTGGTGCTGCGGCTGCCGCCGGTCACGCGTGGCTGGTACCTGGAGTGGCTGGGGCAGGCGCATCCGCAGCTGGTGGCGCGCTATGAGGAGCTGTACGACCGGTCGGGGCTGCCGTCCGAGGCGTACGAGGGGCGGATCACGGGGCAGATCGCGCAGTTGTGCCGGGTGTACGGGATGGAGTGCGGCGCGCCGGAGGTGGCGCGGTCGCAGCCGCGGGCCTCGCAGCTCGCGCTCGTGTGA
- a CDS encoding MerR family transcriptional regulator codes for MLVGVDEELLPIGQFARLGRLSVKQLRHYDELGLLRPAYVDEGTGYRYYRASQARAALSIALLRSLDVPLPVVGEVLSGPPEEAAGVLAGVRDALEAELARRRRTLAALERVMAGGLPAAPVRLVREPARRVAVVRERAAGPEDIGRATSAAVARVLAGGVAGGVAGGVAGEGPVRLVGLFPVDLGEVVEVSVALVLEEGWRAGAGVEAGVLPGGVFAFATHVGPYDQMSLTAHAVLAWCAERRHVVRGAVREVYVSDPAVTAPEELVTQLMVCVEEESW; via the coding sequence ATGCTGGTGGGTGTGGATGAGGAGTTGCTGCCGATCGGGCAGTTCGCCCGGTTGGGGCGGTTGAGTGTGAAGCAGTTGCGGCATTACGACGAGCTGGGGTTGTTGCGGCCGGCGTATGTGGATGAGGGGACGGGTTACCGGTATTACCGGGCGTCGCAGGCGCGGGCGGCGTTGTCGATCGCGTTGTTGCGGTCGCTGGATGTGCCGTTGCCGGTGGTGGGTGAGGTGTTGTCGGGGCCGCCGGAGGAGGCTGCGGGGGTGCTGGCGGGGGTGCGGGACGCTTTGGAGGCGGAGCTGGCGCGGCGGCGGCGGACGCTGGCGGCGCTGGAGCGGGTGATGGCTGGGGGGTTGCCGGCGGCGCCGGTGCGGCTGGTGCGGGAGCCTGCGCGGCGGGTGGCGGTGGTGCGGGAGCGGGCGGCGGGGCCGGAGGACATCGGGCGGGCGACGTCGGCGGCGGTGGCGCGGGTGCTGGCGGGCGGGGTGGCGGGCGGGGTGGCGGGCGGGGTGGCGGGGGAGGGTCCGGTTCGGCTGGTGGGGTTGTTCCCGGTGGATCTGGGTGAGGTGGTGGAGGTGTCGGTGGCGTTGGTGCTGGAGGAGGGGTGGCGGGCGGGTGCGGGGGTGGAGGCCGGGGTGTTGCCGGGCGGGGTGTTCGCGTTTGCGACGCATGTGGGGCCGTATGACCAGATGTCGTTGACGGCGCATGCGGTGCTGGCGTGGTGTGCGGAGCGGCGGCATGTGGTGCGGGGTGCGGTTCGTGAGGTGTACGTGTCGGATCCGGCGGTGACGGCGCCGGAGGAGTTGGTGACGCAGCTGATGGTGTGTGTGGAGGAGGAGTCGTGGTGA
- a CDS encoding excinuclease ABC subunit UvrA, protein MDDSIVITGARVNNLKNVSLRIPKNRLVVFTGVSGSGKSSLVFGTVAAESQRQLNETYTAFIRNRLPSHDKPDVETIDNLGAAIVVDQKPVGGNARSTVGTMTDIMPILRVLFSRYGTPSAGYSFAYSFNDPAGMCPGCDGLGRAVRLDLDALIDPARSLDDGAIRFPLFGVGTWQWQIYARSGTFDPQKPVGDYTPAERDLLLHGSGFTVDVHGKNGTLNKVDYEGVADRFTRLYLRRDTSTLSQRTRDAVQDLVTEGVCPRCDGARLNAAALATRIGPHSIADHAAMEITDLIAVLTGLGNPVAEAAVRALRRLDDIGLGYLTLARETSTVSGGEAQRLKTVRHLGSALTGMTYVFDEPTAGLHPSDVGRLTRLLRALRDKGNTVLVVEHDPDVIAVADHVIDLGPGAGVHGGHIVYTGSPAGLPASGTRTGHALARRTALKTEPRRPTGRLTLSPASLHNLHDITTTIPTGVLTCVTGVAGSGKSTLITRILPAQHPGAVVVGQDAPGTSARSSPASYLGVLEPIRRLFARAAGAPPALFSYNSGGACPRCEGRGVIHTDLAFMDPVTTVCELCAGTRYRPEALTHRLRGLSIADVLALTAEQAAAFFTEPAVAGRLAALVDVGLGYLTLGQPTSTLSGGELQRMKLAGELSRTGAVHILDEPTTGLHLSDVETLIALLDRLVDGGNTVIVIEHHLDVVRRADWVIDLGPGGGRHGGRILFEGPPAGLLTAPESVTGAHLKAALAGHP, encoded by the coding sequence ATGGACGACAGCATCGTGATCACCGGCGCGCGCGTCAACAACCTCAAGAACGTCTCCCTGCGCATCCCCAAGAACCGCCTGGTCGTCTTCACCGGCGTGTCCGGCTCCGGCAAGTCGTCCCTCGTCTTCGGCACCGTCGCCGCCGAGTCGCAGCGCCAGCTCAACGAGACCTACACCGCCTTCATCCGCAACCGGCTGCCCTCCCACGACAAACCCGACGTCGAGACCATCGACAACCTCGGCGCCGCCATCGTCGTCGACCAGAAACCCGTCGGCGGCAACGCCCGCTCCACCGTCGGCACCATGACCGACATCATGCCGATCCTGCGCGTCCTGTTCTCCCGCTACGGCACCCCCAGCGCCGGCTACTCCTTCGCCTACTCCTTCAACGACCCCGCCGGCATGTGCCCCGGCTGCGACGGCCTCGGCCGCGCCGTCCGGCTCGACCTCGACGCCCTCATCGACCCCGCCCGCTCGCTCGACGACGGCGCCATCCGCTTCCCCCTGTTCGGCGTCGGCACCTGGCAGTGGCAGATCTACGCCCGCTCCGGCACCTTCGACCCTCAAAAGCCCGTCGGCGACTACACCCCCGCCGAACGCGACCTGCTCCTGCACGGCAGCGGCTTCACCGTCGACGTCCACGGCAAGAACGGCACCCTCAACAAGGTCGACTACGAAGGCGTCGCCGACCGGTTCACCCGCCTCTACCTCAGACGCGACACCTCCACCCTGTCCCAGCGCACCCGCGACGCCGTCCAGGACCTGGTCACCGAAGGCGTCTGCCCCCGCTGCGACGGCGCCCGCCTCAACGCCGCCGCCCTGGCCACCAGGATCGGCCCCCACTCCATCGCCGACCACGCCGCCATGGAGATCACCGACCTCATCGCCGTCCTGACCGGCCTCGGCAACCCCGTCGCCGAAGCCGCCGTACGGGCGTTGCGCCGCCTGGACGACATCGGCCTCGGCTACCTCACCCTCGCCCGCGAGACCTCCACCGTCTCCGGCGGCGAGGCCCAGCGCCTCAAGACCGTCCGCCACCTCGGCTCCGCCCTGACCGGCATGACCTACGTCTTCGACGAGCCCACCGCCGGCCTGCACCCCAGCGACGTCGGCCGCCTGACCCGCCTGCTGCGGGCGCTGCGCGACAAGGGCAACACCGTCCTGGTCGTCGAGCATGACCCCGACGTCATCGCCGTCGCCGACCACGTCATCGACCTCGGCCCCGGCGCGGGCGTCCACGGCGGCCACATCGTCTACACCGGCAGCCCCGCCGGGCTTCCCGCCTCCGGCACCCGCACCGGCCACGCCCTGGCCCGCCGCACCGCGCTCAAGACCGAGCCGCGCCGCCCCACCGGCCGGCTCACCCTCTCCCCCGCCAGCCTGCACAACCTGCACGACATCACCACCACCATCCCGACCGGCGTCCTCACCTGCGTCACCGGCGTCGCCGGATCCGGCAAATCCACCCTCATCACCCGCATCCTGCCCGCCCAGCACCCCGGCGCCGTCGTCGTCGGCCAGGACGCCCCCGGCACCTCCGCCCGCTCCAGCCCCGCCTCCTACCTCGGCGTCCTGGAGCCGATCCGCCGCCTGTTCGCCCGCGCCGCCGGCGCCCCGCCCGCCCTGTTCAGCTACAACTCCGGCGGCGCCTGCCCCCGCTGCGAAGGACGCGGTGTCATCCACACCGACCTGGCGTTCATGGACCCCGTCACCACGGTGTGCGAGCTGTGCGCCGGCACCCGTTACCGGCCCGAGGCGCTCACCCACCGGCTGCGCGGCCTGTCGATCGCCGACGTGCTCGCCCTGACCGCCGAGCAGGCCGCCGCGTTCTTCACCGAACCCGCCGTGGCCGGCCGCCTGGCCGCCCTCGTCGACGTCGGACTCGGCTACCTCACCCTCGGCCAGCCCACCAGCACCCTGTCCGGCGGCGAGCTGCAGCGCATGAAACTCGCCGGCGAGCTGTCCAGGACCGGCGCCGTGCACATCCTGGACGAACCCACCACCGGGCTGCACCTGTCCGACGTCGAGACGCTCATCGCCCTGCTGGACCGGCTCGTCGACGGCGGCAACACCGTCATCGTCATCGAGCACCACCTCGACGTGGTCAGGCGCGCCGACTGGGTGATCGACCTCGGGCCCGGCGGCGGCAGGCACGGCGGCCGGATCCTGTTCGAAGGGCCGCCCGCGGGCCTGCTCACCGCGCCGGAGTCCGTCACCGGCGCCCACCTCAAGGCCGCACTCGCCGGCCACCCCTGA
- a CDS encoding DoxX family protein has protein sequence MEFSYWVVAALLAVLYLFAGVKKIVQSRERLQPMMGWVDTVPMPLVRVIGVLEVLGVAGLVLPPLTGIAMWLALAAAAGLALIQVGAIVLHVSRGEASVVWLNVVALAVAAAAVWLATVWI, from the coding sequence ATGGAGTTCTCGTACTGGGTCGTGGCGGCGCTGCTGGCCGTGCTGTACCTGTTCGCCGGCGTCAAGAAGATCGTGCAGAGCCGGGAGCGGCTGCAGCCGATGATGGGCTGGGTCGACACCGTGCCGATGCCGCTGGTGCGGGTGATCGGCGTGCTGGAGGTTCTCGGGGTGGCGGGGCTGGTCCTGCCGCCGCTGACCGGGATCGCGATGTGGCTGGCGCTCGCCGCGGCGGCCGGTCTGGCGCTGATCCAGGTGGGGGCGATCGTGCTGCACGTGAGCCGGGGCGAGGCGTCGGTGGTGTGGCTGAACGTGGTCGCGCTGGCGGTCGCGGCGGCGGCCGTCTGGCTCGCCACCGTCTGGATCTGA
- a CDS encoding ArsR/SmtB family transcription factor — MPFDVLAEPARRHILDLLLQRPHQVTELTHHLGLTQPGTSKHLRVLRQAGLVTVRKDAQRRWYELRPQPLAEIDAWLTPYRKLWNTALDHLETHLDTMEDDPTP, encoded by the coding sequence ATGCCCTTCGACGTGCTCGCCGAACCCGCACGACGCCACATCCTCGACCTCCTCCTCCAACGCCCCCACCAAGTCACCGAACTCACCCACCACCTCGGCCTCACCCAACCCGGCACCAGCAAACACCTGCGCGTCCTCCGCCAAGCCGGCCTCGTCACCGTCCGCAAGGACGCCCAGCGCCGCTGGTACGAACTCCGCCCCCAGCCCCTCGCCGAAATCGACGCCTGGCTCACCCCCTACCGCAAACTCTGGAACACCGCACTCGACCACCTCGAAACCCACCTCGACACCATGGAAGACGACCCCACCCCATGA
- a CDS encoding GyrI-like domain-containing protein, which yields MSAELVSYGPVTRLSVSGVGEPGGAEHVSAVGALYAVASAMGGASGPLEGLWWVEEDGPPLLVARERWRWHLLLPAVEAGCAGALERAREAVRASGAAVDRVVVSSFTEGECVEVVHEGPFSEEWRSLAVMEAFMAERGLVAGGPHHEVYLTGLDDPSPRTVLRQPVRRA from the coding sequence GTGAGTGCGGAGCTGGTCTCGTACGGTCCGGTGACCCGGCTGAGTGTGTCGGGGGTGGGGGAGCCGGGCGGGGCGGAGCATGTGTCGGCGGTCGGGGCGCTGTATGCGGTGGCGTCGGCGATGGGTGGCGCGTCGGGGCCGCTGGAGGGGTTGTGGTGGGTGGAGGAGGATGGGCCGCCGCTGCTGGTGGCGCGGGAGCGGTGGCGGTGGCATCTGCTGCTGCCGGCGGTGGAGGCGGGGTGTGCGGGGGCGCTGGAGCGGGCGCGGGAGGCGGTCCGGGCGTCGGGGGCGGCGGTGGACCGGGTGGTGGTGTCGTCGTTCACGGAGGGGGAGTGTGTGGAGGTGGTGCATGAGGGGCCGTTCAGCGAGGAGTGGCGGTCGCTGGCGGTGATGGAGGCGTTCATGGCGGAGCGGGGGCTGGTGGCGGGCGGGCCGCATCATGAGGTGTATCTGACGGGGCTGGATGATCCGTCTCCGCGTACGGTGCTGCGGCAGCCGGTGCGGCGGGCGTAG
- a CDS encoding alpha/beta hydrolase family protein: MASGRERPGRRRAWIAGAALLAVLAAAAGAGAWYGSDQSIKVVRHGTSNTRVLAVEDGLVTLEQTPQTAKPGTYWLEWSGAHTMLGDIVSRTPGRITRKVLRGPAPSAGTPGFFGNVPPGDPGVAWGIGHTEIMVPTELGPAPAWYVPGTSTTWVVAVHGQNGRRKAELKILPVVHRLGLPFLDITYRNDEGAPPSPDGLLHLGDAEWRDLEAALRHAQTMGARHFVLYGTSMGGQIAGQFLARSPLAGLVDRVIMDAPMLDVRMTAEQGARNLHLPGFVAGLSNQVTEWRTGIDTDRLSLIRHPPKVRPPLLLIHTVPDTDHPIQEARDLVAAGRRLGWPIRFEPFERGEHTEAWNVDRARYDRLVHDFLSPAQSSH; the protein is encoded by the coding sequence ATGGCGTCAGGACGTGAACGGCCCGGCCGGCGGCGAGCGTGGATCGCGGGCGCGGCCCTCCTGGCCGTCCTGGCCGCCGCGGCGGGCGCCGGCGCCTGGTACGGCAGCGACCAGTCGATCAAGGTCGTGCGCCACGGCACGAGCAACACCAGGGTCCTCGCCGTCGAGGACGGCCTGGTGACGCTGGAACAGACCCCGCAGACCGCCAAGCCGGGCACGTACTGGCTGGAATGGAGCGGCGCGCACACGATGCTCGGCGACATCGTCTCCCGCACCCCCGGCCGCATCACGCGCAAGGTGCTGCGCGGCCCGGCCCCCTCCGCGGGCACCCCCGGCTTCTTCGGCAACGTGCCCCCCGGCGATCCCGGCGTCGCCTGGGGCATCGGCCACACCGAGATCATGGTGCCCACCGAGCTCGGGCCCGCGCCCGCCTGGTACGTCCCCGGCACCAGCACCACCTGGGTCGTCGCCGTCCACGGGCAGAACGGCCGCCGCAAGGCCGAGCTGAAGATCCTGCCCGTCGTGCACCGGCTCGGGCTGCCCTTCCTGGACATCACCTACCGCAACGACGAAGGCGCGCCACCCTCACCCGACGGCCTGCTGCACCTGGGCGACGCCGAGTGGCGCGACCTGGAGGCCGCCCTGCGCCACGCGCAGACGATGGGCGCGCGCCACTTCGTCCTGTACGGCACCTCGATGGGCGGCCAGATCGCCGGCCAGTTCCTGGCCAGGTCACCCCTGGCGGGCCTGGTCGACCGCGTCATCATGGACGCGCCCATGCTCGACGTACGGATGACCGCCGAACAGGGCGCCAGGAACCTGCACCTGCCCGGCTTCGTGGCGGGACTGTCGAACCAGGTGACCGAATGGCGCACCGGGATCGACACCGACCGGCTGAGCCTGATCCGCCACCCGCCGAAGGTCAGGCCGCCCCTGCTGCTGATCCACACCGTCCCCGACACCGACCACCCGATCCAGGAGGCCCGCGACCTCGTCGCCGCGGGCCGGCGCCTGGGGTGGCCGATCCGGTTCGAGCCGTTCGAACGGGGAGAGCACACCGAGGCGTGGAACGTGGACCGCGCCCGCTACGACCGGCTCGTGCACGACTTCCTGTCCCCGGCCCAGAGCAGCCACTGA
- a CDS encoding DMT family transporter gives MAWLLLALAITTEVLATTALKLSNGFTHLGWTIAVAAGYITSFALLSQVLKLQLDMGTAYAVWSGAGTAAIALIGAAFMGETLTPLKIGGILLIIGGVVLLNLAGGH, from the coding sequence ATGGCCTGGCTCCTGCTCGCCCTCGCCATCACCACCGAAGTCCTCGCCACCACCGCACTCAAACTCAGCAACGGCTTCACCCACCTCGGCTGGACCATCGCCGTCGCCGCCGGCTACATCACCTCCTTCGCCCTGCTCTCCCAAGTCCTGAAACTCCAGCTCGACATGGGCACCGCCTACGCCGTCTGGTCCGGCGCCGGCACCGCCGCCATCGCCCTCATCGGCGCCGCCTTCATGGGCGAGACCCTCACCCCGCTCAAGATCGGCGGTATCCTGCTCATCATCGGCGGCGTCGTCCTCCTCAACCTCGCAGGTGGCCATTGA
- a CDS encoding MerR family transcriptional regulator produces the protein MSFSVGQVARLAGITVRTLHHYDEIGLLTPGERTHSGYRRYTDDDLTRLQQILLYRELGFPLDEIAVILDQPAEDELTHLRRQHELLTRKATRLHEVIAAVERAITARTTGITLTPEERFEIFGDFRPEDHDAEAERRWGHTDAYAQSRRRVASYTKADWLQQKAEATSVTDDLVAAYKAGLPADGTPAMDIAERHRGLIHRWFFDCPHDLHRCLGDLYVDDPRFTATFDDIVPGLAAYFRDTIHANARRHTP, from the coding sequence ATGAGCTTCTCCGTGGGACAGGTCGCCAGACTCGCCGGCATCACCGTCCGCACCCTCCACCACTACGACGAGATCGGCCTGCTCACCCCCGGCGAGCGCACCCACTCCGGCTACCGCCGCTACACCGACGACGACCTCACCCGCCTGCAGCAGATCCTCCTCTACCGCGAGCTCGGCTTCCCCCTCGACGAGATCGCCGTCATCCTCGACCAGCCCGCCGAGGACGAGCTCACCCATCTGCGCCGCCAGCATGAGCTCCTCACCCGCAAAGCCACCCGCCTGCACGAGGTCATCGCCGCCGTCGAACGCGCCATCACCGCCCGCACCACCGGCATCACCCTCACCCCCGAAGAACGCTTCGAGATCTTCGGCGACTTCCGCCCGGAAGACCACGACGCCGAAGCCGAACGCCGCTGGGGCCACACCGACGCCTACGCCCAGAGCCGCCGCCGCGTCGCCTCCTACACCAAAGCCGACTGGCTCCAGCAGAAAGCCGAAGCCACCAGCGTCACCGACGACCTCGTCGCCGCCTACAAAGCCGGCCTGCCCGCCGACGGCACCCCCGCCATGGACATCGCCGAACGCCACCGCGGCCTCATCCACCGCTGGTTCTTCGACTGCCCCCACGACCTGCACCGCTGCCTCGGCGACCTCTACGTCGACGACCCCCGCTTCACCGCCACCTTCGACGACATCGTCCCCGGCCTGGCCGCCTACTTCCGCGACACCATCCACGCCAACGCCCGCCGCCACACCCCCTGA